The sequence below is a genomic window from Acetivibrio clariflavus DSM 19732.
AATAGCTAAATTGTGAGTCTCTTCCTCTTCGTTAAAAAGATTGATTTGTTCAATCTTTGTTTGTTCACTGGATACACCGAATTGTTTACGCTTTGAAAGGCGTATTTGTTCCATAAACCATTGGACTTGTTGTTCCAATTCAGCTATCCTTCGTTCTTTTTCTTCAATTATATTAAGTAATTTTTCTACTGAAATTTCTTGTCTATTCATAGGATAATTTTACTATAAAAATTACATTAAATCCAGCTTTTTGATGCTTTTTAAGGAATTTCTTTATGAAATTTGACGCTCTAAAACCTCCTTTCGGCTAAGCTTTTTTTCCAATCTTGCACTGTCGATAAGGCAAGCTAATTCTTTTACATCAAGAAGCATTGTGGTTGAATCTTCTTCTGTTGGCCAGCGAAATCGACCTCGTTCCAATCGCTTAAAGTATAGCCAAAACCCATCTCCATCCCATTCAAGGATTTTTATCCTGTTTCTATTTCTGTTACAGAACACAAACAGTGCATTCATAAACGGATCAAGTGAAAAGCTTTCTTGTACCAGTGTTATTAATCCGTTGATGGATTTCCTCATATCCGTATATCTACAGCAAAGATACACTGGTTTTTCATTCCATCTTATCATAACGCCATCAACACCTGGCAAACTTTTTTTAACAATTCTAAGTCTGTTTCCGTGTTTACAATGACATTACAGCCATTAATTTTAATTTCCAGTGTAGCTTTTGCAGGGGACACCGGTTTCGATGCAAGTTGCATCCATCCACTTGGTACTTCGGCTTTGGGTTCTTTTACTTCTTCAACTACTGTACACTTTGCTTCACTAACTTTTTTCTGCCAATAGTAGTATGTGGCTTTGCTTACTCCATTCGTTCGGCAAAATTCTGTGATATTTTGCCCACTTTCAAGCCGGGTTTGAATTAATTCCGCCCACTTAGATAATTGTTGTTCAGAAGTTACTTTTTGTTTCTCCATACAACCACTCCATTTAATTGTTTTTACAGTGATTGTATCAACTATGCAATCATTCTACTATGTGACGATCTATTTGACGCTTACTAATATTTTAACATTATTAATATTACAAACAATCATTTCAATTCCATGCATCTCAAGAAATAGTATAGTGCTAAGTCAATCAAACTGTTCCTTTATATTC
It includes:
- the tnpB gene encoding IS66 family insertion sequence element accessory protein TnpB (TnpB, as the term is used for proteins encoded by IS66 family insertion elements, is considered an accessory protein, since TnpC, encoded by a neighboring gene, is a DDE family transposase.) yields the protein MIRWNEKPVYLCCRYTDMRKSINGLITLVQESFSLDPFMNALFVFCNRNRNRIKILEWDGDGFWLYFKRLERGRFRWPTEEDSTTMLLDVKELACLIDSARLEKKLSRKEVLERQIS
- the tnpA gene encoding IS66 family insertion sequence element accessory protein TnpA is translated as MEKQKVTSEQQLSKWAELIQTRLESGQNITEFCRTNGVSKATYYYWQKKVSEAKCTVVEEVKEPKAEVPSGWMQLASKPVSPAKATLEIKINGCNVIVNTETDLELLKKVCQVLMAL